The Campylobacter concisus genome segment ATAAGATAGAGTTTTTCGACCTAAGTGACGATAGAGACTATATCTACTCAACTCACAATCTCCCAACTCCAGTACTTTTAAGCTATTTGCGTAAAATTTGCCCAAAGACGCTTTTTCTTGGCATTAGCGTCTTGCTCGAAAATGTCTTAAATTTTGAAGAAGGCCTTAGCGAGCAGGCTAAAAAAAGTGCCAGAAAAGCTTTTTTAAGAATTGTAGAGATTGATAAAAATTTAGTTGGTTAAATTTAGCTAAGGAGAAATTTAGCCTAGTTGGTTACTAAAGGTAAAATTTGTTCGTATCCT includes the following:
- a CDS encoding hydrogenase 3 maturation endopeptidase HyCI; protein product: MKKAILCIGNPMRGDDDVGNEVGRIVEAELKEWKVFFGQDVPENEFSAIREFAPEILIVIDAMSGFSEDKIEFFDLSDDRDYIYSTHNLPTPVLLSYLRKICPKTLFLGISVLLENVLNFEEGLSEQAKKSARKAFLRIVEIDKNLVG